The following are encoded together in the Flammeovirga agarivorans genome:
- a CDS encoding isoprenyl transferase, whose amino-acid sequence MSVNKDKANLPKHIAIIMDGNGRWAKGKGAKRIFGHRNAIQAVRDATEGCAELGIDYLTLYAFSTENWDRPKAEVIALMQLLVSTIRSETKTLTKNNVRLQAIGNIDKLPKDCQKELQEAIQLTKDNTGLTLVLALSYSGRWDLTQATQRMSEAYKSGEISEIKEDTIKSYLSTANMPDPELLIRTSGEQRISNFLLWEIAYTELYFTKVLWPDFRKEVLHEAIDAFQGRERRYGKTSEQLS is encoded by the coding sequence ATGAGTGTAAATAAAGATAAAGCCAACTTACCTAAACACATTGCCATCATTATGGATGGTAACGGTAGATGGGCGAAAGGAAAAGGAGCTAAACGAATTTTTGGTCATAGGAATGCAATTCAAGCAGTTCGTGATGCAACTGAAGGTTGTGCCGAGTTAGGTATAGACTATCTTACTTTGTATGCTTTTTCAACTGAAAATTGGGATAGACCCAAAGCAGAAGTAATTGCTTTGATGCAATTGCTGGTTTCCACTATTAGGTCGGAAACAAAAACCCTTACAAAAAATAACGTTAGGCTTCAGGCAATCGGTAATATTGATAAATTACCCAAAGATTGTCAGAAAGAATTGCAAGAAGCAATACAACTAACTAAAGATAATACGGGTCTAACATTAGTGTTGGCCCTAAGCTATAGTGGAAGATGGGACTTAACTCAAGCTACTCAGCGTATGTCTGAAGCATACAAAAGTGGTGAAATATCTGAGATTAAGGAAGATACCATTAAGAGTTACCTTTCTACTGCAAATATGCCAGATCCTGAACTCCTCATCAGAACTAGTGGCGAACAAAGAATTAGTAATTTCCTTTTATGGGAAATTGCCTACACAGAATTATATTTTACGAAAGTACTTTGGCCTGATTTCAGAAAAGAAGTGCTACACGAAGCAATAGATGCGTTCCAAGGAAGAGAACGCAGATATGGCAAAACAAGTGAGCAGTTATCATAA
- a CDS encoding TRAP transporter small permease subunit produces the protein MNTLSQKINLLNKTIGQAASLLTIFLIALVCFDVGGRYLFNFSTAGISELEWHIFGCIFLLNAPNTLRLNKHVRVDAIYNQFSPKNQALIDIFGVLFFLTPFCILVIDASIPYVINAYTIMEKSTDPGGLPFRFIIKSCIPISFILLLLQGISHLLSKLQTLKDYTSTP, from the coding sequence ATGAACACGCTTTCTCAAAAAATTAATTTGTTAAATAAAACAATAGGACAAGCAGCATCATTATTAACGATCTTTTTGATTGCTCTTGTATGCTTTGACGTTGGAGGCAGGTATTTATTCAACTTTTCAACGGCAGGTATATCAGAACTTGAATGGCATATCTTTGGTTGCATTTTTTTACTAAATGCCCCCAATACTTTAAGGCTTAATAAACACGTTAGAGTCGATGCAATTTACAATCAGTTCTCACCCAAAAACCAAGCTCTTATTGATATTTTTGGTGTTCTTTTTTTTCTAACACCTTTCTGCATATTGGTTATAGATGCTAGTATTCCTTACGTAATTAATGCCTATACCATAATGGAAAAATCTACAGATCCAGGCGGTTTACCTTTTAGGTTTATCATCAAATCTTGTATTCCAATCAGTTTTATATTGTTGTTACTTCAAGGCATTTCACATTTACTCTCTAAACTTCAAACACTAAAAGACTACACTTCTACTCCATGA
- a CDS encoding TRAP transporter large permease, with amino-acid sequence MIILLLFLCLFAALLLGFPVAFTLAGVSIIFGYFAFGIDLFYLLPLRIYGTMSSQILISVPLFIYMGVMLEKSGIASRLLNTMAILLGRIRGGLAISVAIVGAMLAASTGIVGATVVTMGLMSLPAMLNRGYSKEYATGIIAASGTLGQIIPPSIVLILMGSVMNISIGNLFIAAVIPGVSLVILYILFVYVYAVIYPDKVPHFSEAEIITYQKELSFRLLFRTFLLPFILIVAVLGSIFLGIASPTEAAGIGALCATLLTKLEGKLTWENIKTAAYESGNLSSMVFMILVGATAFGLVFRGMGGDDFLVELIQNADLSPYMFLAIVMIGIFIAGFFIDFIEIIFIFMPVVTPIFMHYDMNLLWIAILVSLNLQTSFLTPPFGFSLFYLKGVAPESVKTSHIYKGIIPYIVIQIVLISVIIQFPQIVTWLPEFLD; translated from the coding sequence ATGATTATTCTTTTATTATTTCTCTGTCTGTTTGCAGCCTTACTTTTAGGTTTTCCAGTGGCATTTACTTTAGCAGGTGTATCTATCATATTTGGGTATTTTGCATTTGGTATCGACCTATTCTATTTATTACCATTAAGAATATATGGTACAATGAGTAGTCAAATACTGATTTCTGTTCCTCTATTTATTTATATGGGAGTAATGTTAGAGAAATCTGGTATCGCCAGCCGTTTATTAAACACAATGGCAATACTATTAGGACGAATCCGAGGAGGTTTAGCGATTTCTGTAGCCATCGTTGGAGCAATGCTTGCAGCATCAACAGGTATCGTTGGTGCGACAGTTGTTACTATGGGGCTAATGAGCTTACCAGCCATGTTGAATAGAGGATACTCAAAAGAATATGCTACAGGCATCATAGCAGCATCAGGTACCTTAGGTCAAATCATACCACCAAGTATCGTATTAATACTTATGGGCAGTGTGATGAATATCTCAATTGGCAACCTATTTATAGCAGCTGTGATCCCGGGTGTTAGTTTAGTAATCTTGTATATTTTATTTGTATATGTTTATGCGGTAATATATCCAGATAAAGTACCACACTTCTCGGAAGCAGAGATTATTACATATCAGAAAGAATTAAGTTTTAGATTATTATTCAGAACTTTCCTTCTTCCGTTCATACTTATTGTAGCTGTACTAGGGTCAATTTTTCTGGGAATAGCGAGTCCTACTGAAGCAGCAGGTATTGGAGCTCTATGTGCAACATTATTAACCAAACTTGAAGGGAAATTAACTTGGGAAAATATAAAAACTGCGGCTTATGAAAGTGGCAATTTAAGTAGTATGGTTTTCATGATTTTAGTTGGAGCTACTGCTTTTGGGTTAGTATTTAGAGGTATGGGTGGTGATGACTTTCTTGTAGAACTTATTCAGAATGCAGACTTATCTCCTTATATGTTTCTTGCAATTGTAATGATAGGAATCTTTATAGCAGGTTTCTTTATCGATTTTATTGAAATCATATTCATATTCATGCCGGTAGTTACACCTATCTTTATGCATTATGATATGAACTTGCTATGGATTGCAATATTAGTTTCTCTAAATCTACAGACATCATTTTTAACTCCCCCATTTGGCTTTTCATTATTCTATTTAAAAGGAGTTGCTCCTGAATCTGTGAAAACTTCTCACATCTACAAGGGCATTATACCGTATATTGTAATACAAATAGTATTGATTTCTGTTATCATTCAGTTTCCACAAATAGTTACATGGCTTCCTGAATTTCTAGATTAA
- a CDS encoding lycopene cyclase domain-containing protein encodes MPEQFNLYLIINVIAIAGPFLLSFDKKVAFYKKWPKLLVALSFLWAIYIPWDIFFAFSLEWGFNSDYLVGFEFLHLPLEEWMFFIIIPYCYLFIYECVKSYFPKTKEKTILPYYFFIGVALSQVYYGGIYSYINLLVVLLAFMLVRSKLNMAFWWSYLLTLLPFLIFNGILTGSITEDPIVWYNSAAFSDVRIGTIPSEDFIYLLGMMLLCFKGWTWKED; translated from the coding sequence ATGCCGGAACAATTTAATCTATATCTAATTATAAATGTGATTGCTATTGCAGGTCCATTCTTATTAAGCTTTGACAAAAAAGTGGCTTTTTATAAGAAGTGGCCAAAGTTATTGGTAGCATTATCTTTTCTGTGGGCTATCTATATTCCATGGGACATCTTTTTTGCATTTTCATTAGAATGGGGTTTTAACTCTGATTATCTAGTAGGTTTCGAATTCTTACACCTTCCATTGGAGGAGTGGATGTTTTTTATCATCATCCCATATTGTTATCTCTTTATCTACGAATGTGTAAAATCATACTTTCCAAAGACGAAAGAAAAAACTATTCTTCCCTATTATTTTTTTATAGGAGTAGCACTATCGCAGGTATATTATGGAGGCATTTACTCTTATATAAACCTGTTAGTGGTATTATTGGCTTTTATGTTGGTTAGAAGTAAACTTAATATGGCTTTTTGGTGGTCATACTTATTGACTTTGCTTCCATTTTTGATTTTCAATGGAATCTTAACAGGTTCAATCACTGAGGATCCAATAGTCTGGTATAATTCAGCGGCATTTTCAGATGTGAGAATAGGTACCATTCCTTCTGAAGATTTTATATACCTATTAGGAATGATGCTATTATGTTTTAAAGGATGGACTTGGAAAGAAGATTAA
- a CDS encoding sterol desaturase family protein, with translation METLISILIVLSTFLVMEFVAWATHKYVMHGFLWYFHQDHHEPHDHFFEKNDFFFLIFAIPSWLGIMLGMMYNQYTFVWIGAGIALYGLCYFLTHDVLIHRRFKWFDNTNNRYFRAIRKAHKVHHKNMGKYDSECFGMLIVPMKYWHQAKKTNNKKVRQHKNAGTI, from the coding sequence ATGGAAACTCTAATTAGTATATTGATCGTATTATCCACTTTCTTAGTAATGGAATTTGTTGCCTGGGCTACACATAAGTATGTTATGCATGGTTTCTTGTGGTATTTTCATCAAGATCATCACGAACCACACGATCATTTCTTTGAAAAGAATGATTTCTTCTTTTTAATTTTTGCTATTCCATCTTGGTTGGGAATTATGTTGGGGATGATGTATAACCAATACACATTTGTATGGATTGGAGCTGGGATTGCGCTCTATGGTTTATGTTATTTTCTCACACACGATGTTTTAATTCATAGAAGATTTAAGTGGTTTGATAATACGAATAATAGATATTTCAGAGCAATTCGTAAAGCACATAAAGTACACCATAAGAATATGGGTAAATACGATAGTGAGTGTTTCGGAATGTTAATTGTACCAATGAAATATTGGCATCAGGCTAAAAAAACAAACAATAAGAAAGTAAGACAACATAAAAATGCCGGAACAATTTAA
- a CDS encoding carotenoid biosynthesis protein has translation MNDLTTQINSQFRKLTNLAKSKILLTIFYTVGAVVAFTPLNQLLLPFTPFLLFSSFVILLSFEEKKNLVFAIWLLFTYCSSFFIEWHGVHFGVLFGDYIYLNNLGFKIDGVPFLIPINWIILAIAGVELSKTTLKKLPLFFQVILSSFIVVMLDVLIEIVCEPLGFWQWDNGMPPFKNYFSWWFFMCIFIYLKLKFLDSKNPLSIYLFILFFGYFFFQVIASLL, from the coding sequence ATGAATGATTTAACTACACAAATAAACTCACAGTTTAGAAAACTGACCAACTTAGCCAAAAGTAAAATATTACTTACCATTTTTTATACCGTAGGAGCTGTAGTTGCTTTTACTCCTTTGAACCAGTTGTTGTTACCATTCACACCTTTTCTTTTATTTTCGTCATTTGTGATATTATTATCCTTTGAAGAAAAGAAAAACTTAGTGTTTGCTATATGGTTGCTTTTCACCTATTGTAGTAGTTTTTTTATAGAATGGCATGGAGTGCACTTCGGTGTTTTGTTTGGTGATTATATTTACCTTAACAACCTAGGTTTCAAAATTGATGGTGTTCCATTTCTAATACCAATAAATTGGATCATTTTAGCGATAGCAGGGGTAGAATTATCGAAGACAACACTAAAGAAACTTCCTCTCTTTTTTCAAGTAATATTAAGCAGCTTCATTGTTGTAATGCTTGATGTACTTATTGAAATTGTATGTGAACCTCTAGGGTTTTGGCAATGGGATAATGGAATGCCGCCATTTAAAAATTATTTTAGTTGGTGGTTCTTTATGTGTATTTTCATCTACCTAAAATTAAAATTCTTAGATTCAAAGAATCCACTTTCTATATATTTATTTATCCTTTTTTTTGGTTATTTTTTCTTTCAAGTAATAGCATCACTCCTTTAA
- the crtD gene encoding 1-hydroxycarotenoid 3,4-desaturase CrtD, with protein MKKAIIIGAGIGGVSAALRINKLGYKVTVLEGTDNVGGKLKDFNLGGYRFDRGPSLFTLPHLVEELFSLYHKKTEDYFTYISHDVATKYFFADGATFTGYTDTQKFSDEVKEIWGVDIEDVMHQIIDDYKKTSPIFLESGLNKVSDLFNKEVLAALPVLTRLGWFESLHEFNKKYFKNDQLVQLFDRYATYNGSNPYHTPSIMRVISALEHSDGVFFPNKGMRSIITSLIKLAEEEGVEFITNQKVKKIQTKANTIVSVETDDKTYNADLFVSNADVNFFLPQVVKKEIKIPTSKELSSSALVFYWGVKKKFESLDLHNIFFSKDYKKEFQQLFDDLKIPEDPTIYVHISSKVNIEDAPEGCENWFVMINVPAQPELFSDEIVKKIEAKVIQILSKHLKVALSELIEESSFWSPRGIEKDTMSWKGALYGLNSNKLTHALYRQRNKSNDFKNLYFVGGSVHPGGGIPLCLNSSKIVEGLINE; from the coding sequence ATGAAAAAAGCGATTATTATAGGTGCAGGTATTGGTGGTGTTTCAGCTGCTTTAAGGATAAATAAACTAGGTTATAAGGTAACAGTTTTAGAAGGGACAGATAATGTAGGAGGAAAACTTAAAGATTTTAATCTAGGAGGTTATCGTTTTGATCGAGGTCCTTCTTTATTCACATTACCACATCTTGTTGAAGAGCTTTTTTCATTATACCATAAGAAAACAGAAGATTATTTTACATACATTTCACATGATGTAGCAACAAAATATTTCTTTGCTGATGGGGCCACTTTTACAGGTTACACAGATACTCAAAAGTTTTCTGATGAAGTAAAAGAAATTTGGGGTGTTGATATTGAAGATGTAATGCATCAAATAATTGATGATTACAAAAAAACATCACCAATCTTTCTTGAAAGTGGTTTGAATAAAGTGTCAGATCTTTTTAATAAAGAAGTACTTGCAGCATTACCCGTTCTTACTCGGTTAGGTTGGTTTGAATCATTACATGAGTTCAATAAAAAATATTTTAAGAACGATCAGCTTGTTCAACTTTTTGATCGTTATGCTACCTATAATGGATCTAATCCTTATCATACTCCATCAATAATGAGAGTAATTAGTGCCTTAGAACACTCTGATGGAGTGTTTTTTCCTAATAAAGGAATGAGGTCAATCATTACATCACTCATAAAATTAGCTGAAGAAGAAGGGGTTGAGTTTATTACTAATCAAAAAGTTAAAAAAATACAGACGAAAGCGAATACTATTGTCTCTGTCGAAACAGATGACAAAACGTATAATGCTGACCTTTTTGTAAGTAATGCTGATGTAAACTTCTTTCTACCTCAAGTGGTAAAAAAAGAGATTAAGATACCTACATCAAAAGAGTTGTCATCTTCTGCTTTGGTATTTTATTGGGGAGTAAAAAAGAAATTTGAATCTTTAGACCTACATAATATCTTTTTCTCAAAGGATTATAAAAAGGAGTTTCAACAATTATTTGATGATTTAAAAATTCCTGAGGACCCTACCATTTATGTACACATCAGTAGTAAGGTGAATATAGAAGATGCACCTGAAGGTTGTGAAAACTGGTTTGTAATGATCAATGTTCCTGCTCAACCAGAGCTATTTTCTGATGAAATTGTAAAGAAGATTGAGGCGAAGGTAATCCAAATATTATCAAAGCATTTAAAAGTAGCGTTAAGTGAATTGATAGAAGAATCTTCTTTTTGGAGCCCTAGAGGTATAGAAAAAGATACCATGAGTTGGAAAGGTGCACTCTATGGGCTGAATAGTAACAAATTAACCCATGCACTGTATCGTCAAAGAAACAAATCCAACGATTTTAAGAACCTATATTTTGTAGGAGGAAGTGTTCATCCAGGGGGAGGGATTCCATTATGTTTAAATAGTTCTAAAATTGTAGAAGGCTTAATTAATGAATGA
- the idi gene encoding isopentenyl-diphosphate Delta-isomerase: MQEPQVILVDQYDQEIGAMGKLQAHVEGKLHRAFSIFLFNENGDLILQQRALSKYHSGGLWTNTCCSHPAPGEFIEDAVQRRLQEELGINAPVDRVGEVLYKAKFGNGLTEHEYDYVFVGQYSGSFAPNAEEVEQLKFISINDLEKWLEDQPEDFTAWFPLCLDIVKRNLETKAIA; this comes from the coding sequence ATGCAAGAACCTCAAGTAATATTGGTTGATCAATACGATCAAGAAATCGGTGCCATGGGTAAATTGCAGGCTCATGTTGAAGGGAAACTTCATAGAGCATTCTCTATTTTTCTGTTTAATGAGAATGGTGATTTAATTTTACAACAAAGAGCATTGTCTAAATACCATTCGGGTGGGCTTTGGACCAATACATGTTGTAGTCACCCTGCTCCTGGAGAGTTTATAGAAGATGCAGTTCAAAGGCGATTACAGGAAGAGTTAGGTATTAATGCACCTGTAGATAGAGTAGGAGAAGTTTTATACAAGGCGAAATTTGGGAATGGGCTTACAGAACATGAATATGACTATGTGTTTGTAGGTCAGTATTCTGGTAGTTTTGCTCCAAATGCAGAAGAAGTGGAGCAATTAAAGTTCATTTCTATTAATGATTTAGAAAAATGGTTAGAAGATCAGCCTGAGGATTTTACTGCATGGTTTCCTCTGTGTTTAGATATTGTAAAAAGAAATTTAGAAACTAAAGCTATCGCATAA
- a CDS encoding phytoene/squalene synthase family protein, with product MKQIYDHLAYDLSKEITLKYTTSFAIGIRFLAPKLRNPIYAIYGFVRVADEIVDSFHGFNKEVLLDDFERDCYKAIDDGISTNPVLQCFQEVVTKYGIERELITLFIRSMRMDLGKKKYTEQEYKDYILGSAEVVGLMCLRVFLEGDEEEYQRLKPSAMALGSAFQKINFLRDLKADVRDLGRVYFPNIDISTWNDEVKKQVEADIQKDFDHGFEGIKQLPKQARFGVYLAYIYYTRLFKKVKNTPAHVILEQRLRIPDPKKYALFFQSYVRHQVNIL from the coding sequence ATGAAACAGATTTATGATCATCTCGCTTATGACTTATCAAAAGAAATAACATTAAAATACACAACATCTTTTGCGATAGGAATTCGTTTTTTAGCACCCAAACTTAGAAATCCTATTTATGCCATTTATGGTTTTGTAAGAGTTGCTGATGAAATAGTAGATTCTTTCCACGGTTTCAATAAAGAAGTACTACTTGACGATTTTGAAAGAGATTGCTACAAGGCAATTGATGATGGTATAAGTACCAACCCAGTATTGCAGTGTTTCCAAGAAGTGGTAACAAAGTATGGGATTGAGAGAGAATTAATTACTTTATTTATTCGTAGCATGCGAATGGATTTAGGTAAGAAGAAATATACAGAGCAAGAATACAAAGATTACATTTTAGGTTCTGCCGAAGTGGTGGGGTTGATGTGTTTAAGAGTATTTTTAGAAGGTGATGAAGAAGAATATCAAAGATTGAAACCTTCTGCTATGGCACTTGGCTCAGCATTCCAGAAAATTAACTTCTTAAGGGATTTAAAAGCGGATGTTAGGGACTTAGGTAGAGTGTATTTTCCAAACATTGATATTTCTACTTGGAATGATGAAGTCAAAAAACAAGTAGAAGCTGATATTCAAAAGGATTTTGATCATGGTTTTGAAGGGATCAAACAACTACCAAAACAAGCAAGGTTTGGAGTTTATCTAGCTTATATATATTATACTCGTCTATTTAAGAAAGTAAAAAATACTCCTGCACATGTTATTCTCGAACAAAGGTTGAGAATTCCTGACCCTAAGAAGTATGCTTTGTTTTTCCAATCTTATGTTAGACACCAAGTAAACATTTTATAG
- a CDS encoding phytoene desaturase family protein: MASIGIIGSGFSGLSAAITLADQGHEVHVYEKNEMAGGRARTWTKEGFTFDLGPSWYWMPDVFENFFKSFGKDVNDYYKLDRLSPSYRIYWSESDYTDIPSDIDELGNLFESWEPGSKKYLMKFIDEAEIKYRIGMDDFVHRPSYSFMDFAEWQVIKNVPRLHLINNFASYIRKYFKNEKILKILEFPVLFLGDVAKRTPALYSLMNYADLKLGTWYPQGGFGKVIEGFEKLAIEKGVIFHFDSPVEKINCEGRVITTVMINDEEVIHDQWIASCDYHHFEQKLLPETHRNYTEDYWEKRKMAPSCLLYYVGLDRKIPNIHHHNLYFDTPFDPHASEIYDNPAWPKDPLFYICAPSQTDNSIAPEGMENLMLLIPVAPGLEDSEEIREKYFDILVERVKKSTGVDISKHLVVKRSFAYTDFVKEYNAFKGNAYGLSNVLTQTAFLKPSIKLKHLDNVMMTGQLTVPGPGVPPSIISGQLVAKETLKKLPKIQVNVNA, encoded by the coding sequence ATGGCTTCAATTGGAATAATTGGTTCAGGTTTCTCCGGATTGTCAGCTGCTATTACATTGGCTGATCAAGGACATGAAGTACATGTCTACGAAAAAAATGAAATGGCAGGAGGGAGAGCAAGAACATGGACAAAAGAAGGATTTACCTTTGATTTAGGGCCATCATGGTATTGGATGCCCGACGTTTTTGAAAACTTTTTTAAGTCTTTTGGGAAAGACGTTAATGACTACTACAAACTTGACCGATTATCACCTTCCTACAGAATTTATTGGTCTGAATCTGATTACACTGATATTCCATCTGATATTGATGAATTAGGAAATCTATTTGAATCATGGGAGCCTGGTTCAAAAAAATACCTGATGAAGTTTATAGACGAAGCTGAAATAAAGTATAGAATTGGCATGGACGACTTTGTTCATCGACCATCATATTCTTTTATGGATTTTGCAGAATGGCAGGTGATCAAAAATGTACCTAGATTACATCTCATCAATAACTTTGCTTCTTATATTCGAAAGTATTTTAAAAATGAAAAGATTCTAAAGATTCTTGAATTTCCAGTATTATTCTTAGGGGACGTAGCTAAAAGGACACCTGCACTTTACAGCTTAATGAATTATGCTGATTTAAAATTAGGGACATGGTATCCTCAGGGAGGATTTGGGAAAGTGATTGAAGGTTTTGAGAAACTAGCTATTGAAAAAGGAGTAATATTCCATTTTGATTCACCTGTTGAAAAAATTAATTGTGAAGGTAGAGTCATTACAACTGTAATGATAAATGATGAAGAAGTGATACATGATCAATGGATCGCCTCTTGTGATTACCATCACTTTGAACAGAAATTATTACCAGAAACACACAGGAATTATACTGAAGATTATTGGGAGAAACGAAAAATGGCTCCAAGTTGTTTATTATATTATGTTGGGTTGGATCGAAAGATTCCAAACATTCACCATCATAATTTATATTTCGATACTCCTTTTGATCCACATGCTTCAGAAATATATGATAACCCTGCATGGCCAAAAGATCCTTTGTTCTATATCTGTGCACCAAGTCAAACAGACAATAGTATAGCTCCTGAAGGCATGGAGAATTTAATGTTACTCATTCCAGTAGCACCAGGCCTTGAAGATTCAGAAGAAATTAGAGAGAAGTATTTTGATATTTTAGTCGAAAGAGTAAAAAAGTCTACCGGAGTAGATATTTCAAAACATCTTGTCGTAAAAAGATCTTTTGCCTACACTGATTTTGTAAAAGAATACAATGCTTTTAAAGGAAATGCATACGGATTATCAAATGTCCTTACTCAAACTGCTTTCCTTAAGCCTTCGATAAAGCTTAAACATCTTGATAATGTAATGATGACTGGCCAGTTGACAGTACCAGGGCCAGGAGTTCCTCCATCAATTATATCAGGACAATTAGTAGCAAAAGAAACATTAAAGAAATTACCAAAAATCCAAGTAAACGTCAACGCTTAA
- a CDS encoding HAMP domain-containing histidine kinase, with amino-acid sequence MRSKVQYIFFFVAVILLLPNVLMAQTVMISYESLIQERIIWGGVVSILVVLVIFLEIVRRKQRKISKQSYLAQKEKITFLEAKVRDIEQQKTKPSRVNKPKFEEEVESLVGGSIQPTKQEVLSEMEVEEFTSSRMKGVHGDSLKVVENDDVGELTIMSTHNLGKSKLINPKEFIENTLEEVKPTLPENVSVAVQIGGAPMININQNVFEKAINALIRCSANTIEGNGKITVSLYASMGEAQVSISDNGKGWGYDGQDTDDLKTLDLAKKILKSQGATFDMNTQLGKGTEIVISIPNKK; translated from the coding sequence GTGAGAAGTAAAGTACAATATATATTCTTTTTTGTCGCAGTCATCCTATTACTTCCTAATGTACTTATGGCACAGACTGTCATGATAAGTTATGAATCATTGATTCAAGAAAGGATAATTTGGGGTGGTGTCGTTTCTATCTTAGTTGTTTTAGTGATCTTTCTTGAAATAGTTAGAAGGAAGCAAAGAAAAATCAGCAAGCAATCTTACTTAGCTCAGAAAGAAAAAATCACTTTTTTAGAAGCTAAGGTTAGGGATATAGAACAACAGAAAACAAAGCCATCAAGAGTGAATAAACCTAAGTTTGAAGAAGAGGTAGAAAGCCTTGTAGGCGGAAGTATTCAACCCACAAAACAAGAAGTACTTTCTGAGATGGAAGTTGAGGAATTTACCTCATCAAGAATGAAAGGTGTACATGGAGATTCCCTAAAAGTCGTGGAAAATGATGATGTTGGAGAATTAACGATCATGTCAACTCATAATCTAGGGAAATCTAAGCTGATCAATCCAAAAGAGTTTATTGAAAATACCCTTGAAGAAGTGAAGCCTACCTTACCTGAAAACGTTTCTGTAGCTGTTCAAATAGGAGGAGCACCAATGATCAATATCAACCAGAATGTCTTTGAAAAAGCGATTAATGCTTTAATTAGATGTTCTGCAAATACGATAGAGGGGAATGGTAAAATCACTGTATCTTTATATGCCTCTATGGGAGAAGCTCAAGTTTCTATATCTGACAACGGAAAAGGTTGGGGATATGATGGGCAAGATACGGATGATTTAAAAACTCTAGATCTAGCAAAAAAGATATTGAAATCACAAGGGGCAACCTTTGATATGAATACACAACTTGGAAAAGGTACAGAGATAGTAATATCTATTCCAAATAAGAAATAA